A portion of the Ricinus communis isolate WT05 ecotype wild-type chromosome 10, ASM1957865v1, whole genome shotgun sequence genome contains these proteins:
- the LOC8263188 gene encoding rho GTPase-activating protein 4, with amino-acid sequence MTEVLQSSPSHHFPSPSSSSSAPCVNNDISHQQQQQQQLPVSPTTIQEIDQEQEHEVQVEEEEQELEDIVERKEREREGDQLSLLELLVTVFRRSVVGCSITTTAGTKELCKMEIGVPTNVRHVAHVTFDRFNGFLGLPVEFEPEVPRRAPSASATVFGVSTESMQLSYDSRGNSVPTILLMMQRQLYAQGGLQAEGIFRINAENSQEEYVREQLNRGVVPEDIDVHCLAGLIKAWFRELPTGVLDSLSQEQVMQSQSEEECVQLARLLPPTEAALLDWAINLMADVAQMEHLNKMNARNVAMVFAPNMTQMSDPLTALMYAVQVMNFLKTLIIRTLRAREESVLEPAPVSHLEPSDENGHQSSYHPFFPEANEQPSERNEQEKIFVAEEPAMESPPLPSQDDSTTESRCQNFLTSIENIPTGGNWSLVDNCPCEVVSQVSALTNENLEGGFTRARGVQVRTCKNRTGQSSNSNSRKGSKRVIEQAIARAAGPVEKSKGAGIVGSINPRTELSEAWR; translated from the exons ATGACTGAAGTACTTCAATCGTCCCCATCACATCACTTCCCTTCTCCTTCAAGTTCTTCTTCAGCGCCATGTGTCAACAATGATATCTCACaccaacaacaacaacaacagcaACTTCCAGTTAGCCCCACTACAATTCAAGAAATAGACCAAGAACAAGAACATGAAGTacaagtagaagaagaagaacaggAACTAGAGGATATTGttgagagaaaagaaagggagAGAGAAGGGGATCAGCTGTCACTTCTTGAACTTTTAGTTACTGTGTTTAGGAGGTCTGTTGTTGGTTGTAGTATTACTACTACTGCTGGGACTAAGGAGCTTTGTAAGATGGAGATTGGGGTGCCCACCAATGTTAGGCATGTTGCTCATGTTACTTTTGATAGGTTTAATGGGTTTCTTGGTTTGCCTGTTGAGTTTGAGCCTGAAGTTCCAAGAAGAGCTCCCAGTGCCAG TGCAACTGTTTTTGGGGTTTCAACCGAATCCATGCAGCTCTCATATGACTCCAGAGGGAATAGTGTGCCCACAAtactcttgatgatgcaaaggCAACTGTATGCCCAGGGAGGTTTGCAG GCAGAAggaatttttagaattaatgcAGAGAATAGCCAGGAGGAGTATGTTAGGGAACAATTAAATAGGGGAGTGGTCCCAGAGGACATTGATGTGCACTGCTTGGCAGGTCTTATAAag GCTTGGTTTAGAGAACTCCCAACTGGTGTTTTGGACTCTCTTTCACAGGAACAGGTAATGCAATCTCAGTCAGAGGAAGAATGTGTTCAACTCGCAAGGCTCCTTCCCCCAACAGAAGCTGCTCTGCTGGATTGGGCTATAAACCTAATGGCTGATGTTGCGCAAATGGAACATCTGAACAAGATGAATGCACGCAATGTTGCTATGGTCTTTGCACCGAACATGACTCAA ATGTCAGATCCATTAACTGCATTGATGTATGCTGTCCAAGTGATGAACTTTCTTAAGACTCTTATCATTAGAACACTTCGGGCGAGAGAAGAATCTGTGCTAGAACCAGCTCCTGTTTCTCACCTTGAGCCCTCTGATGAAAATGGGCACCAGAGCTCTTATCATCCATTTTTCCCAGAAGCTAATGAGCAACCTAGTGAAAGGAATGAACAGGAGAAAATTTTTGTCGCAGAAGAACCTGCAATGGAGAGCCCTCCTCTACCTAGTCAAGATGATTCTACAACTGAAAGTAGATGCCAAAATTTCCTGACATCTATTGAGAACATTCCCACTGGAGGAAACTGGTCTTTGGTTGATAATTGTCCTTGTGAAGTTGTATCTCAAGTAAGTGCATTAACAAATGAAAATCTGGAGGGTGGCTTTACAAGAGCAAGAGGGGTTCAAGTAAGAACGTGCAAGAACAGAACTGGCCAATCTAGTAACTCAAATTCCAGAAAGGGATCCAAAAGAGTGATTGAGCAAGCAATTGCTCGAGCAGCAGGACCAGTGGAGAAAAGCAAAGGAGCTGGTATAGTAGGTTCCATAAATCCGAGGACAGAGCTGTCCGAAGCTTGGCGGTAA